A region of the Parambassis ranga chromosome 24, fParRan2.1, whole genome shotgun sequence genome:
AATCCTTATTTGTTCCCTTATCCAACTTTCAACTGtgcatatataaataaacaaacatttctaAAATACACTGACATTTAATAAATCTTaacaaaaacattgtttttcaaATAAACTCATGACAAATATTTCTCTCTTCTATTCTCTAAAagaatatttaatataatattaaatatatcaCATTTTTGGCAATGCATGGCCCTGAGAAAATAAAGTGACCTCAGTGAAAACACCAAAAGCCACAGAAATGCAGACAAATGTCACTTCAGGACCGCTGCTAACCCAACAGTCAGTTTAAAGCAGTGAGAGTTCCTCCTGACCTGATAGTCATTGGCCTTGTTGTAGTGCATGttgagaactctgaaaagttcTGATTCTCTCCCCACAGTCAGACCCCTCATGTCGGACACTCCCTCCATGAGCGCGTGCCGGGCGAACTTCTCCATCTGGATGTAGTAAAACTCTCTGAAGTTACTGAACCACTTGATGAGCTGGGAGGTGATGCAGCGCGTGAACTGAGAACCAAGCACGACACAGGTAAGTAAAATGATAACATgctgtgattattatttttttatgtgagaTTAATTGTACTTTTCActaataaagtgtgttttaccaggatgttgtgttgttgtttttgagaCAATAATGTTAATTCTATGATTTCTGAATTATGATGTGACAACGCAGATTAATCATGATTCTGCTCTGTCACACGTATGTGGTCAGTATGTGGTACAGTTCTCACCTGCACATcatgaaaacacatcttcaGCACCAGTGAGCTTGGGTAGCGAGTGTAGAAGAACATGAGCTTTGCTTTCTTCAGGTGGTTTGTGGTCAGACCCTCCTAAAATACAACATTGTtaaggacaaaaaaacatcctcatccTCCCCCTGTTTTCCTTTGTTGATGAGGCTCCAGACATTTTCTCGCCTCAAAAAAATCATTACAACTCAGATGCACAGAGGCTGCaattttcttcacattttggAAGATGAAAGGGAGCACTTATTAGATTCAGTAAGGTGCTGAAGTGTTCATGAACACACTCATTTATAGCTCATGTCTGGGTGATGCCACAATGAGTTGTTATTTGAACCTCAAACAGGCAGAGGTAGAATTATTACTGGTGTCTAAAGGCGCCTGCAACAATCATAGAACATAAAAGATCAAGAGCATTAAGAGAACACCAGTGTTGGACACCTGTAAAGGATACATTCAGCATGTACATGTTGTTTTTCACCAGGTTATCAGACTCAATCTTCACGTGAGGGAGGCACAAGCTTTCCAAAAGCATCGTATGAGTGTGTGGGCTTCTCACAGATCTGGAGTTCACCTTCGATCTCACTTTCACTGAACTCCAATATGTGTCAAATATCTCTGGCTTTGATTGGTTGATATGTGAATGTCCATCCTGCAGGAACATGAGCGCGTGCTGATGGTCAGTGCTGTTATGCTTTTCTGATGCAGGATTTTCATGCAGAGCCGAGTCTTGGCTGAAGGGATTTGGGGGTTTTGGAACATGGTGAGCTCTGGAAGATTTGTTGTTTCTTTCAAGTTCAGGCTTTTGCATCACCAGAGATAGAGCTTCTGTTTGAACATCTGCAGTCCCACAGCAGGAAAGTCCAAATGTATCATCTGTAGACACTGATGACTGCAGAGGCGCATCACTCATTGCATTCTCTGCATTCTCTGGTGATGCCTGTATAAGAGGAATGCTTTTAAATATAGAATCTACGCTCCTGCTCACAGCTCTGGACAGTTCATACTTTAAGACATCTGCCATTAGCTTTATTCTCTCTGGTTTGGATTGGAAGTAGTTCATCAGCTTCACCTTCTTCCATCCCTGATATTTTCTGCTGGAGCTGCCTTCAGAGTCGCTGTATAAATCGGAAAATGCATCACCTGGAGATGTTTCAGG
Encoded here:
- the LOC114429145 gene encoding prospero homeobox protein 1-like — encoded protein: MYASSSICFDGCPAEHLSSLQADPAPSNSDTSVNLQKDSENMNTLQDSSYYSSGDAEASLMCPSQLDSSTRQLSRRRHPSPAPASYEWNLSSGHQAKRARVENIIKGMTSSSPGICYTDATTTTTTNQDEETGCMQQGDPIKELPLLRETGMRQRQAARKQLERQHQHLRQLRMRFTQLDGELTDSSKEGKYPTWNESPETSPGDAFSDLYSDSEGSSSRKYQGWKKVKLMNYFQSKPERIKLMADVLKYELSRAVSRSVDSIFKSIPLIQASPENAENAMSDAPLQSSVSTDDTFGLSCCGTADVQTEALSLVMQKPELERNNKSSRAHHVPKPPNPFSQDSALHENPASEKHNSTDHQHALMFLQDGHSHINQSKPEIFDTYWSSVKVRSKVNSRSVRSPHTHTMLLESLCLPHVKIESDNLVKNNMYMLNEGLTTNHLKKAKLMFFYTRYPSSLVLKMCFHDVQFTRCITSQLIKWFSNFREFYYIQMEKFARHALMEGVSDMRGLTVGRESELFRVLNMHYNKANDYQVPERFLEVAEVTLREFYVAISMGKDRDPSWKKAIYKVICKLDSDVPAEFKSHHTG